Proteins from one Phocoena sinus isolate mPhoSin1 chromosome 8, mPhoSin1.pri, whole genome shotgun sequence genomic window:
- the ZNHIT2 gene encoding zinc finger HIT domain-containing protein 2 → MDPAGPCGFCPTGEAQPARYTCPRCNVPYCSLRCYRAHGTCAEDFYRDQVLGELRGRSASPSRLASALLRLRQQRETEDEPEDAGLRPGPAPGGLSGLWERLAPAEKAAFERLLSRGEAGRLLPPWRPWWWVRGAGPRLLEELGDAPGCDAEELEPSPARTPPEPEKDEPGAAEPILGDVPGACPPAVPTLIPTLASLSRGRTSPLVRFQLPNVLFAYAHTLALYHGGDEALLSEFCATLLSVSGVLGAQQVFASTEEALQAAAHVLEAGEHPPGPLGTRGAMREAALILLGEGPANQKGYTLAALGDLTQTLGRARKQAVAPEERDCLYRARKKCQFLLSWTNENEEALTPLALDCARAHRAHTVAAVEVAALTGELEQLWGGPLPPARRTLIEELLG, encoded by the coding sequence ATGGACCCGGCCGGGCCTTGTGGTTTCTGCCCCACCGGGGAGGCCCAGCCAGCGCGCTACACCTGCCCTCGCTGTAACGTGCCCTACTGCTCGCTGCGCTGCTACCGGGCGCATGGCACCTGCGCCGAAGACTTCTACCGTGACCAGGTGCTGGGAGAGCTGCGCGGTCGCAGCGCCTCTCCCAGCCGCCTGGCCAGCGCCCTACTGCGGCTGCGTCAGCAACGTGAGACCGAGGACGAGCCCGAGGACGCAGGCCTCAGGCCTGGTCCGGCGCCCGGCGGCCTCTCAGGACTCTGGGAGCGGCTGGCACCGGCCGAGAAGGCGGCCTTCGAGCGGCTGCTGAGCCGAGGCGAGGCCGGGCGGCTGCTGCCCCCGTGGCGGCCATGGTGGTGGGTTCGCGGCGCCGGGCCGCGGCTTCTGGAGGAGCTGGGTGATGCCCCGGGCTGTGACGCCGAGGAGCTGGAGCCCTCCCCTGCGAGGACGCCACCGGAACCCGAGAAGGATGAGCCTGGGGCAGCCGAGCCAATTCTCGGAGACGTCCCCGGGGCCTGCCCTCCCGCCGTGCCCACCCTCATCCCCACGCTGGCCAGCCTGAGCAGGGGCCGGACGTCGCCGCTCGTGCGCTTCCAGCTGCCCAACGTGCTGTTCGCCTACGCACACACTCTTGCCCTGTATCACGGCGGCGACGAGGCTCTGCTCTCTGAGTTCTGTGCCACGCTGCTCAGCGTTTCTGGAGTCCTGGGCGCCCAGCAAGTCTTCGCCTCTACCGAGGAGGCCCTGCAGGCCGCAGCCCACGTGCTGGAAGCAGGCGAGCATCCCCCCGGACCCCTGGGCACACGGGGTGCCATGCGCGAGGCTGCCCTCATCCTGCTGGGTGAGGGCCCGGCCAACCAGAAAGGCTACACGTTGGCAGCACTGGGGGACCTGACACAGACCCTGGGCCGAGCCCGGAAACAAGCTGTGGCCCCTGAGGAACGAGATTGCCTCTACCGGGCCCGAAAGAAGTGCCAGTTCCTGCTGTCTTGGACCAACGAAAATGAGGAGGCTCTCACACCCCTGGCTCTAGACTGCGCCAGGGCTCACCGAGCCCACACTGTGGCAGCCGTGGAGGTGGCAGCCCTCACTGGGGAGCTGGAGCAGCTTTGGGGAGGCCCCCTGCCACCTGCCCGGAGGACTCTCATTGAGGAGCTCCTTGGCTGA
- the FAU gene encoding ubiquitin-like protein fubi and ribosomal protein S30, which yields MQLFVRAQELHTLEVTVQETVAQIKAHVASLEGIAPEDQVLLMAGTPLEDEATLGQCGVEALSTLEVAGRMLGGKVHGSLARAGKVRGQTPKVAKQEKKKKKTGRAKRRMQYNRRFVNVVPTFGKKKGPNANS from the exons ATGCAGCTCTTTGTCCGCGCCCAGGAGCTACACACTCTCGAGGTGACCGTCCAGGAGACGGTCGCCCAGATCAAG GCTCATGTAGCCTCGTTGGAGGGCATCGCTCCAGAAGATCAAGTCCTGCTCATGGCAGGCACGCCCCTAGAGGATGAGGCTACCCTGGGCCAGTGTGGGGTGGAGGCTCTGAGCACTCTGGAAGTAGCCGGCCGCATGCTTGGAG GTAAAGTCCATGGTTCCCTGGCCCGAGCCGGGAAAGTAAGAGGTCAGACACCGAAG GTGgccaaacaagagaaaaagaagaagaagacggGCCGGGCCAAGAGGCGTATGCAGTACAACCGGCGTTTTGTCAATGTTGTGCCTACCTTTGGCAAGAAGAAGGGCCCCAATGCCAACTCTTAA
- the MRPL49 gene encoding 39S ribosomal protein L49, mitochondrial isoform X2: MAATMFRTVQRGWRTGVPPGCGLRRLTQGPPDYPSFVESVDEYRFVERLLPPTSIPKPPKHEHYPTSSGWQPPRDPPPNLPYFVRRSRMHNIPVYKDITHGNRQMTVIRKVEGDIWALQKDVEDFLSPLLGKTPITQVNEVTGTLRVKGYFDQQLKAWLLEKGF, from the exons ATGGCAGCCACCATGTTTCGGACTGTGCAGCGAGGCTGGAGGACCGGTGTCCCGCCGGGCTGCGGGCTGCGGCGACTG ACCCAGGGGCCTCCTGATTACCCCAGCTTCGTGGAGTCTGTGGATGAATACCGTTTTGTGGAGCGCCTGTTACCCCCCACCAGCATCCCAAAGCCCCCAAAGCATGAACATTATCCCACTTCTAGTGGCTGGCAGCCCCCCAGAG ACCCCCCACCCAACCTGCCCTACTTTGTGCGACGCTCTCGTATGCACAACATCCCAGTCTACAAGGACATCACGCATGGAAACCGTCAGATGACTGTGATCCGGAAGGTGGAGGGGGACATTTGG gccctgcagAAGGATGTGGAAGATTTTCTGAGCCCGCTGCTGGGGAAGACACCTATCACCCAGGTCAATGAGGTGACAGGTACCCTTCGGGTCAAGGGCTACTTTGATCAGCAGCTCAAAGCCTGGCTTCTGGAGAAGGGCTTCTGA
- the MRPL49 gene encoding 39S ribosomal protein L49, mitochondrial isoform X1: MAATMFRTVQRGWRTGVPPGCGLRRLSQTQGPPDYPSFVESVDEYRFVERLLPPTSIPKPPKHEHYPTSSGWQPPRDPPPNLPYFVRRSRMHNIPVYKDITHGNRQMTVIRKVEGDIWALQKDVEDFLSPLLGKTPITQVNEVTGTLRVKGYFDQQLKAWLLEKGF; the protein is encoded by the exons ATGGCAGCCACCATGTTTCGGACTGTGCAGCGAGGCTGGAGGACCGGTGTCCCGCCGGGCTGCGGGCTGCGGCGACTG AGCCAGACCCAGGGGCCTCCTGATTACCCCAGCTTCGTGGAGTCTGTGGATGAATACCGTTTTGTGGAGCGCCTGTTACCCCCCACCAGCATCCCAAAGCCCCCAAAGCATGAACATTATCCCACTTCTAGTGGCTGGCAGCCCCCCAGAG ACCCCCCACCCAACCTGCCCTACTTTGTGCGACGCTCTCGTATGCACAACATCCCAGTCTACAAGGACATCACGCATGGAAACCGTCAGATGACTGTGATCCGGAAGGTGGAGGGGGACATTTGG gccctgcagAAGGATGTGGAAGATTTTCTGAGCCCGCTGCTGGGGAAGACACCTATCACCCAGGTCAATGAGGTGACAGGTACCCTTCGGGTCAAGGGCTACTTTGATCAGCAGCTCAAAGCCTGGCTTCTGGAGAAGGGCTTCTGA
- the SYVN1 gene encoding E3 ubiquitin-protein ligase synoviolin isoform X1 — MFRTAVMMAASLALTGAVVAHAYYLKHQFYPTVVYLTKSSPSMAVLYIQAFVLVFLLGKVMGKVFFGQLRAAEMEHLLERSWYAVTETCLAFTVFRDDFSPRFVALFTLLLFLKCFHWLAEDRVDFMERSPNISWLFHCRIVSLMFLLGILDFLFVSHAYHSILTRGASVQLVFGFEYAILMTMVLTIFIKYVLHSVDLQSENPWDNKAVYMLYTELFTGFIKVLLYMAFMTIMIKVHTFPLFAIRPMYLAMRQFKKAVTDAIMSRRAIRNMNTLYPDATPEELQAMDNVCIICREEMVTGAKRLPCNHIFHTSCLRSWFQRQQTCPTCRMDVLRASLPTQSPPPPEPADQGPPPAPHPPPLLPQPPNFAQGLLPPFPPGMFPLWPPMGPFPPVPPPPSSGDAVAPPSTSAALSRPSGAATTTAGSAASAPAPGSASTPDAGPAPGFPFPPPWMGMPLPPPFAFPPMPVPPAGFAGLTPEELRALEGHERQHLEARLQSLRNIHTLLDAAMLQINQYLTVLASLGPPRPATSANPTEETAPTAVAAAFSTSTPSSEATTPSLGASPPAPEPEKPSAPESAGTEELPEDGEPDAAELRRRRLQKLESPVAH, encoded by the exons ATGTTCCGCACCGCCGTGATGATGGCGGCCAGCCTGGCGCTGACCGGGGCCGTGGTGGCTCACGCCTACTACCTCAAGCACCAGTTCTACCCCACCGTGGTGTACTTGACCAAGTCAAGCCCCAGCATGGCA GTCCTGTACATCCAGGCCTTCGTCCTTGTCTTCCTCTTGGGCAAGGTGATGGGCAAGGTGTTCTTCGGACAGCTGAGGGCGGCAGAGATGGAG CATCTTCTGGAACGTTCCTGGTACGCTGTCACTGAGACTTGTCTGGCCTTCACTGTTTTTCGGGATGACTTTAGCCCCCGCTTTGTGGCACTCTtcactctccttctcttcctcaagTGCTTTCACTGGCTGGCTGAGGACCGTGTGGACTTT ATGGAACGCAGCCCCAATATCTCCTGGCTCTTTCACTGCCGCATTGTCT CCCTTATGTTCCTCCTGGGTATCCTGGACTTCCTCTTCGTCAGCCATGCCTATCACAGCATCCTGACCCGTGGGGCCTCTGTGCAGCTGGTGTTTGGCTTTGAG tatgCCATCCTGATGACTATGGTGCTCACCATCTTCATCAAGTACGTGCTGCACTCTGTGGACCTCCAGAGCGAGAATCCCTGGGACAATAAGGCCGTGTACATGCTCTACACGGAGCTGTTTACAG GCTTTATCAAGGTTCTGCTGTACATGGCTTTCATGACCATCATGATCAAGGTGCACACTTTCCCTCTCTTTGCCATCCGGCCTATGTACCTGGCCATGAG GCAGTTCAAGAAAGCTGTGACAGATGCCATCATGTCTCGCCGAGCTATCCGCAACATGAACACACT GTATCCAGACGCCACCCCAGAGGAACTCCAGGCGATGGACAACGTCTGCATCATCTGCCGAGAAGAGATGGTGACTGGTGCCAAGAGACTGCCCTGCAACCACATTTTCCACACCAG CTGCCTGCGCTCCTGGTTCCAGCGGCAGCAGACCTGCCCCACCTGCCGTATGGATGTCCTTCGGGCGTCGCTGCCGACCCAGTCACCACCGCCCCCTGAGCCTGCGGATCAGGGGCcaccacctgccccccaccccccgccactcctgccccagccccccaaCT TCGCCCAGggcctcctgcctcccttccctccaggcATGTTCCCGCTGTGGCCCCCCATGGGCCCCTTTCCTCCTGTCCCACCTCCCCCCAGCTCTGGAGACGCTGTGGCCCCTCCGTCCACCAGTGCAG CCCTTTCTCGGCCCAGTGGAGCAGCCACAACCACAGCTGGTTCTGCTGCCTCTGCCCCAGCACCTGGCTCGGCCTCCACCCCTGACGCTGGCCCTGCCCCaggcttccccttccctcccccgtgGATGGGCATGCCACTGCCTCCACCCTTTG ccttcCCCCCGATGCCTGTGCCTCCTGCCGGCTTTGCTGGGCTGACCCCAGAGGAGCTGCGGGCTCTGGAAGGCCACGAGCGGCAGCACCTGGAGGCCCGGCTACAGAGCCTGCGCAACATCCACACGCTGCTGGATGCCGCCATGCTGCAGATCAACCAGTACCTCACTGTGCTCGCCTCCCTCGG GCCCCCCCGGCCTGCCACCTCAGCCAACCCCACTGAGGAGACTGCCCCTACAGCTGTCGCTGCTGCCTTCTCTACCAGCACCCCCAGCTCTGAGGCCACCACCCCATCCCTGGGAGCCTCCCCGCCAGCCCCTGAACCTGAAAAGCCTTCAG CTCCTGAGTCAGCGGGCACCGAGGAGCTGCCTGAGGATGGGGAGCCTGACGCAGCAGAGCTCCGCCGCCGTCGCCTGCAGAAGTTGGAGTCCCCTGTTGCCCACTGA
- the SYVN1 gene encoding E3 ubiquitin-protein ligase synoviolin isoform X2 codes for MFRTAVMMAASLALTGAVVAHAYYLKHQFYPTVVYLTKSSPSMAAFVLVFLLGKVMGKVFFGQLRAAEMEHLLERSWYAVTETCLAFTVFRDDFSPRFVALFTLLLFLKCFHWLAEDRVDFMERSPNISWLFHCRIVSLMFLLGILDFLFVSHAYHSILTRGASVQLVFGFEYAILMTMVLTIFIKYVLHSVDLQSENPWDNKAVYMLYTELFTGFIKVLLYMAFMTIMIKVHTFPLFAIRPMYLAMRQFKKAVTDAIMSRRAIRNMNTLYPDATPEELQAMDNVCIICREEMVTGAKRLPCNHIFHTSCLRSWFQRQQTCPTCRMDVLRASLPTQSPPPPEPADQGPPPAPHPPPLLPQPPNFAQGLLPPFPPGMFPLWPPMGPFPPVPPPPSSGDAVAPPSTSAALSRPSGAATTTAGSAASAPAPGSASTPDAGPAPGFPFPPPWMGMPLPPPFAFPPMPVPPAGFAGLTPEELRALEGHERQHLEARLQSLRNIHTLLDAAMLQINQYLTVLASLGPPRPATSANPTEETAPTAVAAAFSTSTPSSEATTPSLGASPPAPEPEKPSAPESAGTEELPEDGEPDAAELRRRRLQKLESPVAH; via the exons ATGTTCCGCACCGCCGTGATGATGGCGGCCAGCCTGGCGCTGACCGGGGCCGTGGTGGCTCACGCCTACTACCTCAAGCACCAGTTCTACCCCACCGTGGTGTACTTGACCAAGTCAAGCCCCAGCATGGCA GCCTTCGTCCTTGTCTTCCTCTTGGGCAAGGTGATGGGCAAGGTGTTCTTCGGACAGCTGAGGGCGGCAGAGATGGAG CATCTTCTGGAACGTTCCTGGTACGCTGTCACTGAGACTTGTCTGGCCTTCACTGTTTTTCGGGATGACTTTAGCCCCCGCTTTGTGGCACTCTtcactctccttctcttcctcaagTGCTTTCACTGGCTGGCTGAGGACCGTGTGGACTTT ATGGAACGCAGCCCCAATATCTCCTGGCTCTTTCACTGCCGCATTGTCT CCCTTATGTTCCTCCTGGGTATCCTGGACTTCCTCTTCGTCAGCCATGCCTATCACAGCATCCTGACCCGTGGGGCCTCTGTGCAGCTGGTGTTTGGCTTTGAG tatgCCATCCTGATGACTATGGTGCTCACCATCTTCATCAAGTACGTGCTGCACTCTGTGGACCTCCAGAGCGAGAATCCCTGGGACAATAAGGCCGTGTACATGCTCTACACGGAGCTGTTTACAG GCTTTATCAAGGTTCTGCTGTACATGGCTTTCATGACCATCATGATCAAGGTGCACACTTTCCCTCTCTTTGCCATCCGGCCTATGTACCTGGCCATGAG GCAGTTCAAGAAAGCTGTGACAGATGCCATCATGTCTCGCCGAGCTATCCGCAACATGAACACACT GTATCCAGACGCCACCCCAGAGGAACTCCAGGCGATGGACAACGTCTGCATCATCTGCCGAGAAGAGATGGTGACTGGTGCCAAGAGACTGCCCTGCAACCACATTTTCCACACCAG CTGCCTGCGCTCCTGGTTCCAGCGGCAGCAGACCTGCCCCACCTGCCGTATGGATGTCCTTCGGGCGTCGCTGCCGACCCAGTCACCACCGCCCCCTGAGCCTGCGGATCAGGGGCcaccacctgccccccaccccccgccactcctgccccagccccccaaCT TCGCCCAGggcctcctgcctcccttccctccaggcATGTTCCCGCTGTGGCCCCCCATGGGCCCCTTTCCTCCTGTCCCACCTCCCCCCAGCTCTGGAGACGCTGTGGCCCCTCCGTCCACCAGTGCAG CCCTTTCTCGGCCCAGTGGAGCAGCCACAACCACAGCTGGTTCTGCTGCCTCTGCCCCAGCACCTGGCTCGGCCTCCACCCCTGACGCTGGCCCTGCCCCaggcttccccttccctcccccgtgGATGGGCATGCCACTGCCTCCACCCTTTG ccttcCCCCCGATGCCTGTGCCTCCTGCCGGCTTTGCTGGGCTGACCCCAGAGGAGCTGCGGGCTCTGGAAGGCCACGAGCGGCAGCACCTGGAGGCCCGGCTACAGAGCCTGCGCAACATCCACACGCTGCTGGATGCCGCCATGCTGCAGATCAACCAGTACCTCACTGTGCTCGCCTCCCTCGG GCCCCCCCGGCCTGCCACCTCAGCCAACCCCACTGAGGAGACTGCCCCTACAGCTGTCGCTGCTGCCTTCTCTACCAGCACCCCCAGCTCTGAGGCCACCACCCCATCCCTGGGAGCCTCCCCGCCAGCCCCTGAACCTGAAAAGCCTTCAG CTCCTGAGTCAGCGGGCACCGAGGAGCTGCCTGAGGATGGGGAGCCTGACGCAGCAGAGCTCCGCCGCCGTCGCCTGCAGAAGTTGGAGTCCCCTGTTGCCCACTGA
- the SYVN1 gene encoding E3 ubiquitin-protein ligase synoviolin isoform X3, which produces MFRTAVMMAASLALTGAVVAHAYYLKHQFYPTVVYLTKSSPSMAVLYIQAFVLVFLLGKVMGKVFFGQLRAAEMEHLLERSWYAVTETCLAFTVFRDDFSPRFVALFTLLLFLKCFHWLAEDRVDFMERSPNISWLFHCRIVSLMFLLGILDFLFVSHAYHSILTRGASVQLVFGFEYAILMTMVLTIFIKYVLHSVDLQSENPWDNKAVYMLYTELFTGFIKVLLYMAFMTIMIKVHTFPLFAIRPMYLAMRQFKKAVTDAIMSRRAIRNMNTLYPDATPEELQAMDNVCIICREEMVTGAKRLPCNHIFHTSCLRSWFQRQQTCPTCRMDVLRASLPTQSPPPPEPADQGPPPAPHPPPLLPQPPNCMFPLWPPMGPFPPVPPPPSSGDAVAPPSTSAALSRPSGAATTTAGSAASAPAPGSASTPDAGPAPGFPFPPPWMGMPLPPPFAFPPMPVPPAGFAGLTPEELRALEGHERQHLEARLQSLRNIHTLLDAAMLQINQYLTVLASLGPPRPATSANPTEETAPTAVAAAFSTSTPSSEATTPSLGASPPAPEPEKPSGSCGQPTVGWGRGLLWVPLLDLSVPSS; this is translated from the exons ATGTTCCGCACCGCCGTGATGATGGCGGCCAGCCTGGCGCTGACCGGGGCCGTGGTGGCTCACGCCTACTACCTCAAGCACCAGTTCTACCCCACCGTGGTGTACTTGACCAAGTCAAGCCCCAGCATGGCA GTCCTGTACATCCAGGCCTTCGTCCTTGTCTTCCTCTTGGGCAAGGTGATGGGCAAGGTGTTCTTCGGACAGCTGAGGGCGGCAGAGATGGAG CATCTTCTGGAACGTTCCTGGTACGCTGTCACTGAGACTTGTCTGGCCTTCACTGTTTTTCGGGATGACTTTAGCCCCCGCTTTGTGGCACTCTtcactctccttctcttcctcaagTGCTTTCACTGGCTGGCTGAGGACCGTGTGGACTTT ATGGAACGCAGCCCCAATATCTCCTGGCTCTTTCACTGCCGCATTGTCT CCCTTATGTTCCTCCTGGGTATCCTGGACTTCCTCTTCGTCAGCCATGCCTATCACAGCATCCTGACCCGTGGGGCCTCTGTGCAGCTGGTGTTTGGCTTTGAG tatgCCATCCTGATGACTATGGTGCTCACCATCTTCATCAAGTACGTGCTGCACTCTGTGGACCTCCAGAGCGAGAATCCCTGGGACAATAAGGCCGTGTACATGCTCTACACGGAGCTGTTTACAG GCTTTATCAAGGTTCTGCTGTACATGGCTTTCATGACCATCATGATCAAGGTGCACACTTTCCCTCTCTTTGCCATCCGGCCTATGTACCTGGCCATGAG GCAGTTCAAGAAAGCTGTGACAGATGCCATCATGTCTCGCCGAGCTATCCGCAACATGAACACACT GTATCCAGACGCCACCCCAGAGGAACTCCAGGCGATGGACAACGTCTGCATCATCTGCCGAGAAGAGATGGTGACTGGTGCCAAGAGACTGCCCTGCAACCACATTTTCCACACCAG CTGCCTGCGCTCCTGGTTCCAGCGGCAGCAGACCTGCCCCACCTGCCGTATGGATGTCCTTCGGGCGTCGCTGCCGACCCAGTCACCACCGCCCCCTGAGCCTGCGGATCAGGGGCcaccacctgccccccaccccccgccactcctgccccagccccccaaCT gcATGTTCCCGCTGTGGCCCCCCATGGGCCCCTTTCCTCCTGTCCCACCTCCCCCCAGCTCTGGAGACGCTGTGGCCCCTCCGTCCACCAGTGCAG CCCTTTCTCGGCCCAGTGGAGCAGCCACAACCACAGCTGGTTCTGCTGCCTCTGCCCCAGCACCTGGCTCGGCCTCCACCCCTGACGCTGGCCCTGCCCCaggcttccccttccctcccccgtgGATGGGCATGCCACTGCCTCCACCCTTTG ccttcCCCCCGATGCCTGTGCCTCCTGCCGGCTTTGCTGGGCTGACCCCAGAGGAGCTGCGGGCTCTGGAAGGCCACGAGCGGCAGCACCTGGAGGCCCGGCTACAGAGCCTGCGCAACATCCACACGCTGCTGGATGCCGCCATGCTGCAGATCAACCAGTACCTCACTGTGCTCGCCTCCCTCGG GCCCCCCCGGCCTGCCACCTCAGCCAACCCCACTGAGGAGACTGCCCCTACAGCTGTCGCTGCTGCCTTCTCTACCAGCACCCCCAGCTCTGAGGCCACCACCCCATCCCTGGGAGCCTCCCCGCCAGCCCCTGAACCTGAAAAGCCTTCAGGTAGTTGCGGTCAGCCTacagtggggtggggcaggggactTCTCTGGGTTCCGCTTCTGGACCTCTCTGTCCCCAGCTCCTGA